The Thunnus thynnus chromosome 2, fThuThy2.1, whole genome shotgun sequence genome includes a region encoding these proteins:
- the atoh1a gene encoding protein atonal homolog 1a, translated as MDVLSVENWGKGAREVAVLDSRQHSPRVVEGRGGEQHLEESRYEPGLTLVDSGSDPRAWLAPVQPSGTCAAHATSPDYLRHSPCPSIGSYHESGSPGSSGHPSPPSYRKTAKSLSSSSLKVRELCRLKGTLTGPEEDASTRQRAPSSKPTNGVQKQRRVAANARERRRMHGLNHAFDELRSVIPAFDNDKKLSKYETLQMAQIYINALAELLQGPVSSSSNSNNDISNNNNSPKCDVMLSPTVGFDGVKDRASPSPTTCRTAAAVPASGGNLPVHISGMPFRSSFDDSSFSAMVEEAMCSPSPSSSAQASSSLAAIGGGRKASPRSDGEFSPHSHFSDSDEIVMELHSSEEDDLTELKLPSHHHHHTVSF; from the exons ATGGATGTCCTAAGTGTGGAAAACTGGGGCAAAGGCGCACGAGAGGTGGCAGTCCTCGACTCACGGCAGCACAGCCCGAGAGTAgtagaggggaggggaggggagcaGCACCTCGAGGAGTCCCGCTACGAACCTGGACTGACGCTCGTGGACAGCGGCAGTGACCCACGCGCCTGGCTGGCTCCGGTGCAGCCTTCTGGCACCTGCGCGGCACACGCCACTTCACCCGACTACCTGCGGCACTCGCCTTGCCCGAGCATTGGCTCCTATCACG aGAGTGGCTCCCCGGGGTCCTCGGGTCATCCCAGCCCTCCCAGCTACAGAAAAACTGCCAAGAGTCTCTCGTCTTCTTCGCTCAAAGTCAGAGAGCTATGCCGTCTAAAAGGCACGCTCACCGGACCCGAGGAGGACGCTTCCACGAGACAGAGAGCCCCGTCCAGCAAACCGACCAACGGGGTCCAGAAGCAGAGGCGCGTGGCCGCCAACGCGCGCGAGAGGAGGCGGATGCACGGGCTTAACCACGCTTTTGACGAGCTGCGCAGCGTCATCCCGGCGTTTGACAACGACAAAAAGCTCTCCAAATATGAAACTTTACAGATGGCACAGATTTACATCAACGCCCTGGCTGAGCTGCTCCAAGGTCCGGTCTCCTCCtccagcaacagcaacaacgaCATCTCCAACAATAACAACTCGCCAAAGTGTGACGTTATGCTTTCGCCCACCGTTGGTTTTGACGGGGTAAAGGACAGGGCTTCCCCGTCCCCTACAACCTGTAGGACAGCCGCGGCTGTGCCCGCCTCAGGTGGAAACTTACCTGTTCACATCAGCGGGATGCCTTTCCGCTCCTCCTTCGACGACAGTTCGTTTTCCGCAATGGTTGAAGAAGCGATGTGTTCGCCTTCTCCTTCATCGTCCGCACAGGCCAGCAGTTCGCTCGCAGCGATCGGAGGTGGAAGGAAAGCGTCTCCCCGGAGCGACGGAGAGTTTTCCCCGCACTCACACTTCAGTGACTCGGATGAAATAGTGATGGAGCTCCACTCAAGTGAAGAAGATGATCTAACAGAACTGAAACTACCcagccaccaccaccatcacacGGTTTCTTTCtaa